From the genome of Pseudomonas sp. FP453:
ATGTCGGATTACGGGCATGCCGAGCCTAGGCGAGGCACCGAGTGTTGGGGCAAGAGCCCTTTGCTTACTTTGGGGCTTTTCCAAAGTGAGCCGCCGTAAGGGCGGAACCATCAGTAGCCGTTACCTAAATAACGGATATACACACCACCAACTCCGAGCCTTTTCGCCCAGCGGACTGCTGCTCCCCCCCGTTTGCCGTTATACTCGCCGGCTTTCAAAAGTTCGCCAACGAGTGCTGCCCGCCATGGAAATCAACCCGATCCTTAACACCATCAAGGACCTGTCCGAGCGCTCCGAAACTATTCGGGGGTATCTTTGACTACGATCAAAAGCATGAGCGTCTGACCGAAGTCAATCGCGAGCTTGAAGATCCTGCTGTCTGGAACAAACCTGAATACGCCCAGGAACTGGGCCGCGAGCGCGCTGCGCTGGCGCAGATCGTCGATACCCTCGACGAACTGAACACCGGTCTGGCCGATTGCCGTGACCTGCTGGACATGGCCGTCGAAGAAAACGACGAAGGCGCAGTGGGCGATGTCGTCGCCGAGCTGGCCCGTCTCGAGGAAAACCTCGCCAAACTCGAATTCCGCCGCATGTTCAGCCACGAGATGGACCCGAACAACGCCTACCTGGATATCCAGGCCGGTTCCGGTGGCACCGAGGCCCAGGACTGGGCCAACATCCTGCTGCGCATGTACCTGCGCTGGGCCGACAAGCGCGGTTTCGAAGCGACCATCATGGAACTGTCCGCCGGTGAAGTCGCCGGTATCAAGGGCGCGACCGTGCATATCAAGGGTGAATACGCCTTTGGCTGGTTGCGGACCGAGATCGGCGTGCACCGCCTGGTGCGCAAGAGCCCGTTCGACTCCGGCAACCGTCGCCACACCTCGTTCAGCGCGGTGTTCGTCTCGCCAGAGATCGACGACAAGGTCGAGATCGAGATCAACCCGGCCGACCTGCGCATCGACACCTACCGCTCCTCCGGTGCCGGTGGCCAGCACGTAAACACCACCGACTCGGCCGTACGTATCACCCACGTACCGACCAACACTGTGGTCAGCTGCCAGAACGAACGTTCCCAGCACGCCAACAAAGACACCGCCATGAAAATGCTGCGGGCCAAGTTGTACGAGCAGGAAATGCAGAAGCGCAACGCCGCTTCCCAGGCGCTGGAAGACACCAAGTCGGACATCGGCTGGGGTCACCAGATCCGTTCCTATGTGCTCGATGCGTCGCGGATCAAGGATCTGCGCACCAACATCGAACGCAGCGACTGCGACAAGGTGCTCGATGGCGACATCGACGAGTATCTGGAAGCGAGCCTGAAATCAGGCCTGTAACACCCTAATTCTGTGATGGATGATTTAAAGACATGAGCGACCAACAACTCGACCCGCAAGCCCTGCAACAGGAAGAAAACTCCCTGATCGCCCTGCGCAAGGAAAAGCTTGCTGCCGAGCGCGCCAAGGGCAATGCCTTCCCCAACGACTTCCGTCGCGAAAACTACTGCGATGCGTTGCAGAAGCAATACGCCGACAAGACCAAGGAAGAGCTGGCAGAGGCTGCGATCCCGGTCAAGGTGGCAGGTCGCATCATGCTCAACCGTGGTTCGTTCATGGTGATCCAGGACATGACCGGGCGCATCCAGGTCTACGTCAACCGTAAAACCCTGTCGGAAGAAACCCTGGCCGCGGTGAAAACCTGGGACATGGGCGACATCATTGCTGCCGAGGGCACCCTGGCCCGTTCGGGCAAGGGCGACCTGTACGTTGAAATGACCAACGTGCGCCTGCTGACCAAATCCCTGCGCCCACTGCCCGACAAGCACCACGGCCTGACTGACACCGAACAACGCTACCGCCAGCGCTACGTTGACCTGATCGTCAACGAAGACGTGCGCCACACCTTCCGTGTGCGTTCGCAAGTGATCGCGCACATCCGCAGCTTCCTGATGGCGCGTGACTTCCTCGAAGTCGAAACGCCGATGCTGCAAACCATCCCCGGTGGTGCCGCGGCCAAGCCGTTCGAAACCCACCACAACGCGCTGGACATGGAAATGTTCCTGCGTATCGCGCCGGAGCTGTACCTCAAGCGCCTCGTTGTCGGCGGCTTCGAGAAAGTGTTCGAGATCAACCGCAACTTCCGTAACGAAGGCGTTTCGACCCGTCACAACCCAGAATTCACCATGTTGGAGTTCTACCAGGCCTACGCCGACTACGAAGACAACATGGACCTCACCGAAGAACTGTTCCGCGAGCTGGCGCAGCTGGTCCTGGGCAGCACCGACGTGCCGTACGGCGACAAGGTGTTCCACTTCGGCGAGCCGTTCGTGCGCCTGTCGGTGTTCGATTCGATCCTCAAGTACAACCCTGAGCTGACCGCTGACGACCTGACCGACATCGACAAGGCCCGCGCCATCGCCAAGAAAGCCGGGGCCAAGGTGCTCGGCTTCGAAGGCCTGGGCAAGCTGCAGGTGATGATTTTCGAAGAACTGGTGGAGCACAAGCTGGAACAGCCGCACTTCATTACCCAGTACCCGTTCGAAGTGTCGCCGCTGGCCCGTCGCAACGATGACAACCCGAACGTCACTGACCGTTTCGAGCTGTTCATCGGCGGCCGTGAAATCGCCAACGCCTACTCCGAGTTGAATGACGCGGAAGACCAGGCCGAGCGCTTCATGGCCCAGGTGGCTGACAAGGACGCCGGCGACGACGAAGCCATGCACTACGATGCAGACTTCGTTCGCGCCCTGGAGTACGGCATGCCGCCGACCGCTGGTGAAGGTATCGGCATCGACCGCCTGGTGATGTTGTTGACCAACTCGCCGTCGATCCGCGATGTGATCTTGTTCCCGCACATGCGGCCACAAGCGTAAGCGAAGCGAAATCCGAAGCCGCCTTTTATAAGGCGGCTTTTTTATGTGGCGTATTTAAGCGTCAAGCAAATAGCGCCAGGTTTTGATCTATTCAAGGATGTATGTGGTGAACCGCGTTATGGCTCAAGAAGGCGCCGCCGGCATTGCTGCTGCCGTGGCGGAAAGTGTCCAGTACCAGGGCCGCAAGGCCAGTCGCCGGGGCAGCGAGCAGCGCCGGCAAGATATTCTCGATGCGGCCATGCGCATCGTCGTGCGGGACGGCGTACGTGGCGTACGCCATCGCGCGGTGGCGGCGGAGGCGGGCGTGCCGCTGTCGGCCACCACCTACTATTTCAAGGATATCGATGACCTGCTCACCGATACCTTCGCCCAATACGTCGAACGCAGTGCGGCGTTCATGGGCAAGCTGTGGGTGCGCAACGAAGGCTTGCTGCGGGAGATGGTCGCTTATGGCGATGGCAGCCCGCAGTCGCGCTCGCAACTGGCCGATGACATCGCCCGGCTGACGGCCGACTACGTGATGCGCCAACTGACCAACCGCCGTGAACACCTGATGGCCGAGCAGGCGTTTCGCCAGGAAGCCTTGTTGAACCCGCGCCTGGCCGAACTGGTGCGCTCCCACCAGCAGATCCTGTTGCAGGGCACCGGGCAGTTTTTCCAGGTGCTGGGTTCGCGCGAGCCGCAGCAGGACGCCAAGGTGTTGACGGCCATCATCGGTCGGATGGAGTATCAGGGCCTGCTCGGCAGCGCAGACAGCCTGACCGGTGAAGAGATGCTTGAAATCCTCAAGCGCTACATGCATTTGGTGTTGGCGTCGGTCTGACGTAGGCTGCTGGGGCACATAACGTTTAAAGAGGAAGTTCCAGGTGGACGATTACCAGCAGACGATACGCACCTTGTCTGATCGCATTGTGCTGGCGCAAACACCGATTCGCGTCCTCGACGCCGTGAAGTGGGACGACAGCATTCGCCAGGGTTTCCTCAAGGCCAAGGGCAAGGAAATGCCGGCCGTCAGCCGTGACTATTACCTCAACCGACCGCTGTCGTTCGATTCCAGCGCGGTCAAGCTGGAGTTCCAGAACATCGAGCGCGACATCACCCGGCGCCTCGGCCAGTTCAGCCCGGTGGGGCAGATCATGCGTCGCATGTGCCGCGAATACCGCATGGTGGTACGCATGCTCGAAGCGCGGGGCACCGAAGACTTCGGCCTGATCTCCCAGGAACTCTACGGCGCCGCCTCCGATGCGTTCCACGCCGGCGACCCGACCCTCGCCGACCTCGGCCTGATGCTCTCCGACTACCTGAACAATATCGACGGCCGTGGCGACCTGAAGGACGAGGCCAAGACCCTCACCGCCAAGGACGCCGTCGCCCTGCTGCAAACCCGCCTGAACAAGGTGTTTGGCGAGGCCGAGGAAACCATCCGCGTGTTCGAGTCCGACGGTATCGTCGCCGACGCGGCGGCGGGTGCCGACTACATCAAGATCCGCGCCGACGCGATGTTCAACGACCGCGACGTGCGCGCCCTGGAAGTCCATGAAGGCCTGGTGCACGTCGGCACCACCCTCAACGGCCAGAACCAGCCGATCTGCACCTTCCTGTCCAAGGGCCCGCCGTCGTCCACCGTGACCCAGGAAGGCCTGGCGATCCTGATGGAGATCATCACCTTCGCCTCCTACCCCAGCCGCTTGCGCAAGTTGACCAACCGCACCCGTGCCATCCATATGGTGGAGGAGGGCGCCGACTTCCTGCAGGTGTTCGAGTTCTTCCGTGAGCAAGGCTTTGAAATGGCCGAAAGCTACGGCAACGCCAGTCGCGTATTCCGTGGCTCGGTGCCGACGGGTCTGCCGTTTACCAAGGATCTGTCCTACCTCAAGGGCTTTATCATGGTCTACAACTATATCCAGCTGGCCGTGCGCAAAGGCAAGCTGGAACAAGTGCCGCTGCTGTTCTGCGGCAAGACCACCCTGGAAGACATGCGCACCCTGCGCCAATTGGTGGACGAAGGTTTGGTGGTGCCGCCGAAGTATTTGCCGGAGCAGTTCCGCGACATGAACGCGCTGGCGGCGTGGATGTGCTTCTCCAACTTCCTCAACCACTTGAGCCTGGATCGGATCGAGGCGGATTACTCGAATATCCTCTGACGGATGTTCCTGAAGAAACCGGATCAAAAAATGTGGGAGCTGGCTTGCCTGCGATAGCGGTGTATCAGTCACAGCTGTTTCAACTGAAAGATTGCTATCGCAGGCAAGCCAGCTCCCACAGTTGATCTCATTTGTTCTTGAGAGATCGATCGTTCCCACGCTCTGCGTGGGAATGCAGCCCTTGGCGCTCTGCGCCACCTGGAGGCTTCAACGGATGAGAATCCTCGGCATTCTGTGCCTGCTACTGACCTTGAACGGCTGCAGCTCCCTGCTGTTCTACCCCGAGCCCGGCCTGCCGTTCACGCCGGAAAAAGCCCGCCTGGCTTACCGTGACATCACCCTCACCACCGCCGACGGGGTAAAACTCCACGCCTGGTGGCTGCCCGCCAAACCCGGCGTGCCGGTCAAGGGCACCGTGCTGCATCTGCATGGCAACGGCGGCAACCTGGCCTGGCACCTGGGCGGTAGCTGGTGGTTGCCAGAGCAGGGTTATCAGGTGTTGCTGCTGGACTATCGCGGTTATGGCCTGTCCGAAGGCAAGCCGTCGCTGCCGGCGGTTTACCAAGACATCGACGCCGCCTTCAGCTGGCTCGACAAGGCGCCCGAAACCCAACACCAACCCTTGATCGTCCTCGGCCAAAGCCTCGGCGGTGCGCTGGCGGTGCATTACCTGGCGGCCCACCCGGAGCGTCAGCCGCAACTCAAGGCGCTGGTCCTGGATGGCGTGCCCGCCAGTTATCGTGACGTAGGACAATTCGCCCTGAGCACCTCCTGGTTAACATGGCCGTTGCAGGTGCCTTTGTCGTGGCTGGTGCCGGACGCCGACAGTGCAATCCAGGCCATGCCGAAGCTGACCGGCGTGCCGAAACTGCTGTTCCACAGCCTGGATGACCCGATTGTGCCGGTGGCCAACGTTTTGCGCCTGTATCAAGCGGCGCCACCGCCGAGGGTGTTGCAACTGACCCGTGGCGGCCACGTGCAGACCTTTGCCGACAAGACCTGGCAAACCGTGATGCTGCGCTATCTGGACGACCCCCAGCACTTCAACGGCCTGCGTCGCCTGGGCGAAATCCCGAATTATCCCCTTCCCAAAGTTGATTCATCAGAGAGCCCGCAATGAGCGAAGAACGCAACATGATCCCGCTGATCCTCACCGGCATCGGCACCATTATCGGCACCGTCGGCTGCCTGTGGTTCTACGGTTACCTGCACTTCGCCAAGCCCGAAGATGCGCTGCTGCTCAGCGACTTCACCATGCTCAAGACCGTGCCGGGGGAGGATTACAAGATTTCCCTGACGCCGGCCGCACAAGTGGCGCAGTGCGTGGATGGCGTGCTGGTGATGTTCGATACCGAGCAGAAAGGTCTCAGTGGCGTGCTGGTGAACAACAAGAAGCAGGCAGTGCGCTGCATGGGTCAGGAAACGCCGCAATTGCAGCAGTAACCCGACCGGAAGGAACCATATTCTGTACGAGACCACTGATGGGTGTGTCGGCAAAGTTGAGACACAACTTACCCAATTGTGAACGTATGGAGTGTGAATATGCTTTCAGGTATCAACGGCATGGGCGGCAATATGGTCGGCAGCATGGACCAGATAGGTGGCCAGCAAGGGCAAGTGGACAAGGAGATGTTGAAAAAACTGCTGGAGGAGTTGATGGCCAGCGTAGGCGGCGCTCAACGTGGTAGCGGTGCCGGTGGTGCGGGTGGTGGTACTTCTGGGGGCGACCCTCAAGCCCAGGCACAAGGCCCGCAAATCCAGATGCCTGAACCAAACCAGGGCGCTGTCAACTTTGGCTAAATAGAAAAAACCCGCCGGATCAGGCGGGTTTTTTTACAGCGCTCGATCAGTTAGCGACGGCGGACCGTGGCTTGACCGGCTGGTTGTCGTTGGAAATGGTCACTTCAACCCGGCGATTCATGGCACGGCCCGACACGCTGCCATTGTCGGCCACCGGGTATTCCTTGCCGTAACCCTGGGTCACGATGCGCGAAATATCCACGCCCTGTTGTGCCAGTGCACGTTGTACCGAAGCCGCGCGGCGCTCGGACAGGCTCTTGGTTGTACGCATCCGAACCGGTGCTGTCGGTGTAGCCTTCGACGATCACTTTACGGTCCGGGTTGTCGCGCAGGAACTGCGCCAGCTTGGTGATATTCACCAGGCCGCTGGATTTCAGGTCGGACTTGTTGGTGGCGAACAGCACGTCACCAAAGGTCACCAGCGTACCGCGATCGGTTTGCTTGGCGTTCAGGCTGTCTTGCAGTTGCTTGATCTGTGCGTCACGGGCTTCCAGCAGGGCGCGGGCACGGTCGTCGCCGGCGTTTTTCAGCTTGGCTTCGGATTCGCGCAGGACGATGGTGTCCTTGGCCACTTCAACGCGCTGGTTGGTCAGGTAGGCCAACTGGTCGACCTTCTTCTGGTCTTCCTTGTCGCGGTAGGCCTTGTCGGCCTTGTCCAGCCATTCGCTGGCGTCCTTGGTTTCCAGCGCCGCGAGCTTGGTGGCTTGCGGGTTGGTTTGCAGGGCCGAGAAGTTGGTCCGTGCGTTTTCCAGGTTCGCGTTCGGCGGGGTGGAGCAGGCCGCCAGGGCAACGCTCATCGCCAGCAGGGCAGGGATCATCAATTGTTTACGCATAGTCGTGTCGTCCTTTCAATTCGATATCGGGTGCAATGCAATCGGGTGGCGGCGGCTTATGGCTGTTTGATCACAGCCGGGCGCATGCCTTCCTGACGCAGCTCCTGAACAGCTTTCTGGGAGTCCTTCACAGCCTGTTCAGCCTTGGCGGCCTGGGCTTTGCGCTCGGCCACGCGAGCGTCCCATTCAGCTTGTTCGGCCAGGCGACGGGCTTCATCGTAGTTCTTGTCGTGCATGGCAATTTCGGCTTGCTTGAGCTTGTCCTGGGCCGACTTCATTTCCACGGCGGCGTACTCGGTACCGCCAGCGCTGACCGCGCTGTTCACGGCAGACTGGGTCACCGCATATTGCTCGGTCGGCGGGTTGCCGGCGCAGCCCGCGAGAACGAAGCTGGTACCGATTGCCAGCGCGGCCAATTTAAGCCCGCGCAGGTGGTTAAACGAGGATTTGGCAGTGCTGGTCTTCATCGTCTTCAACTCCAT
Proteins encoded in this window:
- the prfB gene encoding peptide chain release factor 2 (programmed frameshift); this encodes MEINPILNTIKDLSERSETIRGYLDYDQKHERLTEVNRELEDPAVWNKPEYAQELGRERAALAQIVDTLDELNTGLADCRDLLDMAVEENDEGAVGDVVAELARLEENLAKLEFRRMFSHEMDPNNAYLDIQAGSGGTEAQDWANILLRMYLRWADKRGFEATIMELSAGEVAGIKGATVHIKGEYAFGWLRTEIGVHRLVRKSPFDSGNRRHTSFSAVFVSPEIDDKVEIEINPADLRIDTYRSSGAGGQHVNTTDSAVRITHVPTNTVVSCQNERSQHANKDTAMKMLRAKLYEQEMQKRNAASQALEDTKSDIGWGHQIRSYVLDASRIKDLRTNIERSDCDKVLDGDIDEYLEASLKSGL
- the lysS gene encoding lysine--tRNA ligase; protein product: MSDQQLDPQALQQEENSLIALRKEKLAAERAKGNAFPNDFRRENYCDALQKQYADKTKEELAEAAIPVKVAGRIMLNRGSFMVIQDMTGRIQVYVNRKTLSEETLAAVKTWDMGDIIAAEGTLARSGKGDLYVEMTNVRLLTKSLRPLPDKHHGLTDTEQRYRQRYVDLIVNEDVRHTFRVRSQVIAHIRSFLMARDFLEVETPMLQTIPGGAAAKPFETHHNALDMEMFLRIAPELYLKRLVVGGFEKVFEINRNFRNEGVSTRHNPEFTMLEFYQAYADYEDNMDLTEELFRELAQLVLGSTDVPYGDKVFHFGEPFVRLSVFDSILKYNPELTADDLTDIDKARAIAKKAGAKVLGFEGLGKLQVMIFEELVEHKLEQPHFITQYPFEVSPLARRNDDNPNVTDRFELFIGGREIANAYSELNDAEDQAERFMAQVADKDAGDDEAMHYDADFVRALEYGMPPTAGEGIGIDRLVMLLTNSPSIRDVILFPHMRPQA
- a CDS encoding TetR/AcrR family transcriptional regulator, with translation MNRVMAQEGAAGIAAAVAESVQYQGRKASRRGSEQRRQDILDAAMRIVVRDGVRGVRHRAVAAEAGVPLSATTYYFKDIDDLLTDTFAQYVERSAAFMGKLWVRNEGLLREMVAYGDGSPQSRSQLADDIARLTADYVMRQLTNRREHLMAEQAFRQEALLNPRLAELVRSHQQILLQGTGQFFQVLGSREPQQDAKVLTAIIGRMEYQGLLGSADSLTGEEMLEILKRYMHLVLASV
- a CDS encoding flavohemoglobin expression-modulating QEGLA motif protein, encoding MDDYQQTIRTLSDRIVLAQTPIRVLDAVKWDDSIRQGFLKAKGKEMPAVSRDYYLNRPLSFDSSAVKLEFQNIERDITRRLGQFSPVGQIMRRMCREYRMVVRMLEARGTEDFGLISQELYGAASDAFHAGDPTLADLGLMLSDYLNNIDGRGDLKDEAKTLTAKDAVALLQTRLNKVFGEAEETIRVFESDGIVADAAAGADYIKIRADAMFNDRDVRALEVHEGLVHVGTTLNGQNQPICTFLSKGPPSSTVTQEGLAILMEIITFASYPSRLRKLTNRTRAIHMVEEGADFLQVFEFFREQGFEMAESYGNASRVFRGSVPTGLPFTKDLSYLKGFIMVYNYIQLAVRKGKLEQVPLLFCGKTTLEDMRTLRQLVDEGLVVPPKYLPEQFRDMNALAAWMCFSNFLNHLSLDRIEADYSNIL
- a CDS encoding alpha/beta hydrolase; this encodes MRILGILCLLLTLNGCSSLLFYPEPGLPFTPEKARLAYRDITLTTADGVKLHAWWLPAKPGVPVKGTVLHLHGNGGNLAWHLGGSWWLPEQGYQVLLLDYRGYGLSEGKPSLPAVYQDIDAAFSWLDKAPETQHQPLIVLGQSLGGALAVHYLAAHPERQPQLKALVLDGVPASYRDVGQFALSTSWLTWPLQVPLSWLVPDADSAIQAMPKLTGVPKLLFHSLDDPIVPVANVLRLYQAAPPPRVLQLTRGGHVQTFADKTWQTVMLRYLDDPQHFNGLRRLGEIPNYPLPKVDSSESPQ
- a CDS encoding DUF4398 domain-containing protein is translated as MELKTMKTSTAKSSFNHLRGLKLAALAIGTSFVLAGCAGNPPTEQYAVTQSAVNSAVSAGGTEYAAVEMKSAQDKLKQAEIAMHDKNYDEARRLAEQAEWDARVAERKAQAAKAEQAVKDSQKAVQELRQEGMRPAVIKQP